The following proteins are co-located in the Silene latifolia isolate original U9 population chromosome 1, ASM4854445v1, whole genome shotgun sequence genome:
- the LOC141608177 gene encoding syntaxin-22-like isoform X1: MSFQDIEAAGYGRPLSSIYANQDPTRILSAGIFQINTVVSSLQRIVHNLGTPRDNIELRKRLHKTRLHIEQLVKDTLAKLKQASETDHNANVTAIRKIADAKLAKDFLAVLNEFQKAQRLAAERETAYTPFVPQATLPSSYTASEIDVSTDKTPEQHALLVEARRQEVLLSHNEITFNEAIIEEREQGIQEIQNQIGELNEIIKDLAGLVHDQGVMIDDIGSNVENSHAATAQGRSELAEASKTQKSNSSLACLLLVIFGIILLIVLIIIAA; the protein is encoded by the exons ATGAGCTTTCAAGATATTGAAGCAG CGGGTTATGGAAGGCCTCTATCTTCAATATATGCCAATCAGGACCCCACACGAATATTATCTGCTGGAATTTTCCAGATCAATACTGTTGTTTCTTCCTTACAACGCATTGTCCATAATCTTGGAACACCTAGAGACAACATTGAGCTCCGTAAAAGGCt ACACAAGACAAGGTTACACATTGAGCAACTGGTAAAGGATACTTTAGCCAAACTCAAGCAAGCAAGTGAAACAGATCACAATGCTAATGTCACT GCTATCAGAAAAATTGCTGATGCCAAACTTGCAAAAGATTTCCTGGCAGTATTGAATGAATTCCAAAAGGCTCAGCGCCTGGCTGCCGAAAGAGAAACTGCATATACTCCTTTTGTTCCCCAGGCTACTCTACCTTCAAG CTACACTGCCAGTGAGATTGATGTAAGTACAGACAAGACACCGGAGCAACATGCTCTTCTCGTGGAAGCTAGGAG GCAAGAAGTGTTACTATCCCACAATGAGATTACTTTTAATGAAGCAATCATCGAGGAAAGAGAGCAAGGAATACAGGAAATCCAAAATCAGATCGGTGAGTTAAATGAGATCATCAAAGACCTTGCTGGGCTTGTCCATGACCAAGGAGTTATGATTG ATGATATTGGTTCAAATGTTGAAAATTCTCATGCTGCTACTGCACAGGGAAGATCAGAACTCGCAGAGGCGTCAAAGACCCAAAAATCAAATTCGTCACTA GCCTGCTTGCTGTTGGTGATCTTCGGGATCATTCTCCTCATAGTCTTGATAATCATTGCGGCATAA
- the LOC141608177 gene encoding syntaxin-22-like isoform X4, with protein sequence MPLSSIYANQDPTRILSAGIFQINTVVSSLQRIVHNLGTPRDNIELRKRLHKTRLHIEQLVKDTLAKLKQASETDHNANVTAIRKIADAKLAKDFLAVLNEFQKAQRLAAERETAYTPFVPQATLPSSYTASEIDVSTDKTPEQHALLVEARRQEVLLSHNEITFNEAIIEEREQGIQEIQNQIGELNEIIKDLAGLVHDQGVMIDDIGSNVENSHAATAQGRSELAEASKTQKSNSSLACLLLVIFGIILLIVLIIIAA encoded by the exons AT GCCTCTATCTTCAATATATGCCAATCAGGACCCCACACGAATATTATCTGCTGGAATTTTCCAGATCAATACTGTTGTTTCTTCCTTACAACGCATTGTCCATAATCTTGGAACACCTAGAGACAACATTGAGCTCCGTAAAAGGCt ACACAAGACAAGGTTACACATTGAGCAACTGGTAAAGGATACTTTAGCCAAACTCAAGCAAGCAAGTGAAACAGATCACAATGCTAATGTCACT GCTATCAGAAAAATTGCTGATGCCAAACTTGCAAAAGATTTCCTGGCAGTATTGAATGAATTCCAAAAGGCTCAGCGCCTGGCTGCCGAAAGAGAAACTGCATATACTCCTTTTGTTCCCCAGGCTACTCTACCTTCAAG CTACACTGCCAGTGAGATTGATGTAAGTACAGACAAGACACCGGAGCAACATGCTCTTCTCGTGGAAGCTAGGAG GCAAGAAGTGTTACTATCCCACAATGAGATTACTTTTAATGAAGCAATCATCGAGGAAAGAGAGCAAGGAATACAGGAAATCCAAAATCAGATCGGTGAGTTAAATGAGATCATCAAAGACCTTGCTGGGCTTGTCCATGACCAAGGAGTTATGATTG ATGATATTGGTTCAAATGTTGAAAATTCTCATGCTGCTACTGCACAGGGAAGATCAGAACTCGCAGAGGCGTCAAAGACCCAAAAATCAAATTCGTCACTA GCCTGCTTGCTGTTGGTGATCTTCGGGATCATTCTCCTCATAGTCTTGATAATCATTGCGGCATAA
- the LOC141608177 gene encoding syntaxin-22-like isoform X2, with protein MSFQDLEAGYGRPLSSIYANQDPTRILSAGIFQINTVVSSLQRIVHNLGTPRDNIELRKRLHKTRLHIEQLVKDTLAKLKQASETDHNANVTAIRKIADAKLAKDFLAVLNEFQKAQRLAAERETAYTPFVPQATLPSSYTASEIDVSTDKTPEQHALLVEARRQEVLLSHNEITFNEAIIEEREQGIQEIQNQIGELNEIIKDLAGLVHDQGVMIDDIGSNVENSHAATAQGRSELAEASKTQKSNSSLACLLLVIFGIILLIVLIIIAA; from the exons ATGAGCTTTCAAGATCTTGAAGCGGGTTATGGAAGGCCTCTATCTTCAATATATGCCAATCAGGACCCCACACGAATATTATCTGCTGGAATTTTCCAGATCAATACTGTTGTTTCTTCCTTACAACGCATTGTCCATAATCTTGGAACACCTAGAGACAACATTGAGCTCCGTAAAAGGCt ACACAAGACAAGGTTACACATTGAGCAACTGGTAAAGGATACTTTAGCCAAACTCAAGCAAGCAAGTGAAACAGATCACAATGCTAATGTCACT GCTATCAGAAAAATTGCTGATGCCAAACTTGCAAAAGATTTCCTGGCAGTATTGAATGAATTCCAAAAGGCTCAGCGCCTGGCTGCCGAAAGAGAAACTGCATATACTCCTTTTGTTCCCCAGGCTACTCTACCTTCAAG CTACACTGCCAGTGAGATTGATGTAAGTACAGACAAGACACCGGAGCAACATGCTCTTCTCGTGGAAGCTAGGAG GCAAGAAGTGTTACTATCCCACAATGAGATTACTTTTAATGAAGCAATCATCGAGGAAAGAGAGCAAGGAATACAGGAAATCCAAAATCAGATCGGTGAGTTAAATGAGATCATCAAAGACCTTGCTGGGCTTGTCCATGACCAAGGAGTTATGATTG ATGATATTGGTTCAAATGTTGAAAATTCTCATGCTGCTACTGCACAGGGAAGATCAGAACTCGCAGAGGCGTCAAAGACCCAAAAATCAAATTCGTCACTA GCCTGCTTGCTGTTGGTGATCTTCGGGATCATTCTCCTCATAGTCTTGATAATCATTGCGGCATAA
- the LOC141608177 gene encoding syntaxin-23-like isoform X3, translating into MSFQDLEAGYGRPLSSIYANQDPTRILSAGIFQINTVVSSLQRIVHNLGTPRDNIELRKRLHKTRLHIEQLVKDTLAKLKQASETDHNANVTAIRKIADAKLAKDFLAVLNEFQKAQRLAAERETAYTPFVPQATLPSSYTASEIDVSTDKTPEQHALLVEARRQEVLLSHNEITFNEAIIEEREQGIQEIQNQIGELNEIIKDLAGLVHDQGVMIGKIRTRRGVKDPKIKFVTSLLAVGDLRDHSPHSLDNHCGIIGWFQGSFLK; encoded by the exons ATGAGCTTTCAAGATCTTGAAGCGGGTTATGGAAGGCCTCTATCTTCAATATATGCCAATCAGGACCCCACACGAATATTATCTGCTGGAATTTTCCAGATCAATACTGTTGTTTCTTCCTTACAACGCATTGTCCATAATCTTGGAACACCTAGAGACAACATTGAGCTCCGTAAAAGGCt ACACAAGACAAGGTTACACATTGAGCAACTGGTAAAGGATACTTTAGCCAAACTCAAGCAAGCAAGTGAAACAGATCACAATGCTAATGTCACT GCTATCAGAAAAATTGCTGATGCCAAACTTGCAAAAGATTTCCTGGCAGTATTGAATGAATTCCAAAAGGCTCAGCGCCTGGCTGCCGAAAGAGAAACTGCATATACTCCTTTTGTTCCCCAGGCTACTCTACCTTCAAG CTACACTGCCAGTGAGATTGATGTAAGTACAGACAAGACACCGGAGCAACATGCTCTTCTCGTGGAAGCTAGGAG GCAAGAAGTGTTACTATCCCACAATGAGATTACTTTTAATGAAGCAATCATCGAGGAAAGAGAGCAAGGAATACAGGAAATCCAAAATCAGATCGGTGAGTTAAATGAGATCATCAAAGACCTTGCTGGGCTTGTCCATGACCAAGGAGTTATGATTG GGAAGATCAGAACTCGCAGAGGCGTCAAAGACCCAAAAATCAAATTCGTCACTA GCCTGCTTGCTGTTGGTGATCTTCGGGATCATTCTCCTCATAGTCTTGATAATCATTGCGGCATAATCGGATGGTTTCAAGGTTCCTTCTTGAAATGA